A single genomic interval of Babylonia areolata isolate BAREFJ2019XMU chromosome 26, ASM4173473v1, whole genome shotgun sequence harbors:
- the LOC143300504 gene encoding ribonuclease P protein subunit p40-like translates to MAAPFSNAVPKTRLVFEKSSFVNPKSSHGKHIETKYFTHSVNIIVPYNGKTAHLPSEISGLEEQQMSHVARNVPADQLLDKQFIEAFVKRGQLYLLSHKRHIDTQDCIAIIPTGHLILSVTKDTYEKLGLEGKPSAFSGKKPMKYVIDIDLKRSSFTPGRKGYDRAVWCLEKCLGLTCDYLFSWTPHDESVCPSSVAQFFMSKGLVVSPVPMAVRTQWLNRASVPVVDSAVVEETEQSCSREALWEWLGAVACGIDMSEASPDSFVSTMDCPSPSTTCDRCCVLSVTGFLTPAATKWLLDRVRKEVETEDCGCRWGSLTLMGFQDCPVSVGSREHGFLQSGDNHHTLVCFPSKEYWLYSAYGQHDFCQ, encoded by the exons ATGGCTGCGCCCTTTTCCAACGCGGTGCCGAAAACTCGGCTTGTTTTCGAAAAGTCCAGTTTTGTGAACCCGAAAAGCTCCCATGGAAAACACATTGAAACTAAGTATTTTACACACAGT GTGAACATCATTGTGCCCTACAATGGTAAGACAGCACACCTGCCATCAGAAATCAGCGGGCTGGAGGAGCAACAGATGTCTCACGTTGCGCGTAATGTTCCAGCCGATCAGCTGCTGGACAAACAGTTCATCGAGGCTTTTGTAAAGAGAG GTCAGCTGTATCTGTTATCACACAAGCGACACATTGACACCCAAGACTGCATCGCCATCATTCCCACAG GTCATCTGATACTGAGCGTTACCAAGGATACGTACGAGAAGCTCGGTCTGGAGGGAAAACCGTCCGCTTTTTCGGGCAAGAAACCAATGAAATATG TGATCGACATTGACCTCAAGCGGAGCAGCTTTACACCAGGCAGGAAGGGGTATGACCGCGCTGTGTGGTGCTTGGAGAAGTGTCTGGGCCTCACCTGTGACTACCTCTTCTCCTGGACACCTCATG aTGAATCGGTTTGTCCAAGTTCAGTGGCCCAGTTCTTCATGAGTAAAGGCCTAGTGGTCTCCCCTGTGCCAATGGCAGTACGAACCCAGTGGTTGAACCGTGCCTCAGTGCCGGTGGTCGACAGTGCTGTCGTTGAGGAAACGGAGCAGTCCTGCAGCAGAGAGGCATTGTGGGAATGGCTCGGGGCTGTTGCCTGCGGGATTGACAT GTCGGAGGCTTCACCAGACAGCTTTGTGTCGACGATGGAttgcccctcaccctccaccacctgcGACCGATGCTGTGTTCTGTCGGTGACCGGGTTCCTGACCCCTGCTGCAACGAAATGGCTGCTGGATCGGGTCAG gaaggaggtggagacagagGACTGTGGATGCAGGTGGGGCAGCCTGACCCTGATGGGGTTCCAAGACTGCCCAGTGTCCGTGGGCTCCAGGGAGCACGGCTTCCTCCAGTCAGGGGACAACCACCACACCTTGGTCTGCTTCCCCAGCAAGGAGTACTGGCTGTACTCGGCGTACGGGCAGCACGATTTCTGTCAGTGA